A DNA window from Candidatus Beckwithbacteria bacterium contains the following coding sequences:
- a CDS encoding DUF916 domain-containing protein, whose amino-acid sequence MNHLNNLMHNTFKIFLIAFFFVFYVIISNKFVLAQGTSLTIIPPKFELFSNPGETISEKIRVKNNSDAPQTYTVLIEDFTTSGEEGDVVLEEEQSDTSYSLAKWIEPAFKDVILQPNEEKSLSFVVNVPRNAEPGGHYASILFQSNLEGVNVEGGASVAQRIGSLVLLRVSGNVNEKAAIENFSTPAYQEKSPISFLLRVKNDSNTHIRPQGTIVITNLFGKKVAEIPLQGLNVLPGAIRKMETIWDEGNVLGVYTATLIATYGQQKLPLTAAVRFTVIPKTLLIIGFVGGVALIGFILTLIMGRKRFAKMMRVLMKG is encoded by the coding sequence ATGAACCACCTCAATAATCTGATGCACAACACTTTTAAAATATTTCTAATAGCATTTTTCTTTGTCTTTTATGTTATTATTTCAAATAAATTTGTTTTAGCTCAAGGTACTAGTTTAACGATAATTCCCCCCAAATTTGAACTTTTTTCAAACCCTGGTGAAACAATTAGTGAAAAAATTAGAGTCAAAAATAATTCTGATGCCCCTCAAACCTATACCGTTTTAATAGAGGATTTCACTACTTCTGGAGAAGAGGGCGATGTTGTTCTAGAGGAAGAACAATCCGATACCTCTTATTCACTAGCAAAATGGATTGAACCAGCTTTTAAAGATGTAATTCTACAACCGAATGAAGAAAAAAGTTTATCATTTGTAGTTAACGTGCCTCGTAATGCTGAGCCTGGTGGTCACTATGCTTCAATTTTATTTCAAAGCAATCTTGAAGGAGTAAATGTTGAAGGTGGTGCCTCAGTAGCACAACGAATTGGTAGTTTGGTTTTATTGCGAGTATCAGGTAATGTGAATGAAAAAGCTGCAATCGAAAATTTTTCTACTCCAGCCTATCAGGAAAAAAGCCCTATCAGTTTTCTACTTAGAGTAAAAAATGATAGCAATACTCATATCAGACCCCAAGGAACTATTGTTATTACTAATTTATTTGGTAAAAAAGTAGCTGAAATTCCTCTTCAAGGATTAAATGTCTTACCGGGAGCAATTAGAAAAATGGAAACGATTTGGGACGAAGGTAATGTTTTAGGAGTTTATACAGCAACTTTAATTGCTACTTATGGACAACAAAAATTGCCACTTACCGCTGCAGTTCGTTTCACTGTAATCCCCAAAACTTTACTTATAATTGGCTTTGTTGGTGGCGTAGCTTTGATTGGTTTTATTCTAACACTCATTATGGGTCGAAAGCGGTTTGCCAAAATGATGCGGGTCCTTATGAAAGGTTAG
- a CDS encoding LamG domain-containing protein: MFYIFPSSSFAWWDSSWQYRFKYTIDNSGVGETLTDFPLHIDLTNDAPAHFWAYVAAGGTDIRVIDENDSTNLSSQAHLEGFDKASSKGHLWVKKTITTTGNADFVWVYYGNSGASSAFSDTTKQNTYNNNYAGVWHLDETSGTHYDGTTNNKDSTSITITTQGSAIGQINGCDLFGGNSDSISMGDVLDFERTNPFTFEAWIKNSATHQEPIISKLASSSPNNGFEFGYNASTPNVLYFALANNYSTNAIVAYGSKAVNDGIWHYAVVSYNGSSNGSGVNFYVDGSLGNGSVPRNSLSATTLTAYDFKIGYRSSTIYSGNSNVDEVRVSNIVRSAEWVEFAYKSDGGNGGSSEDTQYIISAEPTGADVVLASDWSTNVDNSATGEGQTGVVAVGVQNESYRIATFNADFDQSLDWSDLTVDSDGSKALFHYDGGFTSLPGSSGSTYTLYIPTNNKPYIRICPDATSLEEVTSACSNGYLLTTNDINVSKVIEGETEYYKVSGLSSTGGEGEDPSISFSVIGVGASTVTNGITTSVGSDYNTLPFGNLISNTPKYMAHYLSASTNANSGYTVYVKLLNTLQGEYPANMIDPFDGSWTTPQAWFSPTGSVPNINTGWIGANTSDTRVSGWSDGSGKFGPLSTISHPVMYSSTIDTGTNAYVTYAIETNVHQPSDLYMGTIIYNILPTY; this comes from the coding sequence TTGTTTTACATTTTCCCAAGCTCCTCATTTGCCTGGTGGGATAGTTCATGGCAATATCGTTTTAAATATACAATAGATAACTCTGGTGTTGGAGAAACTTTAACCGATTTTCCACTTCATATTGATTTAACCAATGACGCTCCAGCCCATTTCTGGGCTTATGTCGCTGCTGGGGGCACTGATATCAGAGTTATCGATGAAAATGACAGCACTAACCTTTCTTCCCAAGCTCATTTAGAGGGTTTTGATAAAGCTAGCTCCAAAGGACATCTTTGGGTAAAAAAAACTATTACTACCACCGGCAATGCCGATTTTGTCTGGGTTTATTATGGGAATTCTGGAGCTAGCTCTGCTTTCTCCGACACTACTAAACAAAATACTTATAACAATAATTATGCAGGTGTCTGGCACTTGGACGAAACCTCCGGAACACATTACGATGGTACGACCAATAACAAGGACTCAACTTCAATAACAATAACCACTCAAGGCAGTGCTATTGGTCAAATTAATGGTTGTGATTTATTTGGCGGTAATTCCGATTCGATCTCAATGGGAGATGTTTTAGATTTTGAACGCACTAATCCCTTCACCTTTGAAGCCTGGATAAAAAATTCAGCGACACATCAGGAACCAATTATTTCAAAACTTGCTAGTTCCTCCCCGAATAATGGTTTTGAGTTTGGCTATAACGCCTCAACTCCCAATGTTCTCTATTTCGCTTTAGCCAACAATTATAGTACTAATGCTATTGTTGCTTATGGCTCAAAGGCTGTAAACGATGGAATATGGCATTATGCGGTAGTGAGCTACAATGGTTCATCTAATGGATCTGGAGTAAATTTTTATGTTGATGGTAGCTTGGGCAATGGCTCTGTTCCCAGAAATAGCCTTAGCGCTACAACACTAACTGCATATGATTTTAAAATAGGTTATCGAAGTTCAACTATCTACTCTGGAAACTCCAATGTTGATGAGGTAAGAGTTTCCAATATTGTGCGTTCCGCTGAATGGGTCGAGTTTGCATATAAATCTGATGGGGGAAATGGTGGAAGTAGCGAAGATACTCAGTATATTATTTCTGCAGAACCAACTGGAGCTGATGTGGTTTTAGCTAGTGATTGGTCAACAAATGTTGACAACTCGGCCACAGGCGAAGGTCAGACTGGGGTCGTAGCAGTAGGAGTTCAAAATGAAAGTTATCGCATTGCTACATTTAATGCTGATTTTGATCAAAGCTTAGACTGGAGTGATTTGACAGTAGACAGTGATGGTAGCAAGGCTTTATTCCACTATGATGGTGGTTTTACTAGTTTACCGGGATCTTCGGGAAGTACCTATACCCTTTACATTCCCACAAACAATAAACCTTACATTAGAATTTGCCCAGACGCCACAAGTCTTGAAGAAGTTACAAGTGCTTGTAGTAATGGTTATCTTTTGACAACTAATGACATTAATGTAAGCAAGGTGATTGAAGGTGAAACTGAGTACTATAAAGTCTCAGGGCTTAGTTCTACTGGAGGAGAAGGCGAAGATCCGAGTATTAGTTTTTCTGTTATTGGAGTTGGAGCTAGTACTGTTACTAATGGTATCACCACTTCAGTAGGAAGCGACTATAATACTTTACCTTTTGGTAATTTGATTTCAAATACTCCTAAGTATATGGCTCATTATCTTTCAGCCAGCACCAACGCAAACTCAGGCTATACTGTTTATGTCAAACTTTTAAACACTCTTCAGGGCGAATATCCAGCAAATATGATTGATCCTTTTGATGGTAGTTGGACTACCCCTCAAGCTTGGTTTAGTCCAACCGGAAGTGTTCCAAATATTAATACGGGTTGGATCGGAGCTAATACTAGCGACACTAGAGTTTCCGGCTGGAGTGATGGCTCTGGGAAATTTGGCCCTTTAAGCACTATATCTCATCCGGTTATGTACTCATCAACTATTGATACCGGTACAAATGCTTATGTTACCTATGCCATTGAAACCAATGTCCATCAACCTTCAGATTTATATATGGGAACCATTATCTATAATATTTTACCCACTTATTAG
- a CDS encoding F0F1 ATP synthase subunit alpha, which produces MPAKKIAPTLESVLQSTHIKPELDPVLPPNTFIYDPFAEAENLGKRDLEAETSFTQLLDFSFPEEVEEGITQIGEVIYIGDGVCKVAGLTHARIEDIVTVKTSTGTEKAMILGIEDTHIETVVLGDYTKIKQGDQVVANNSKLKVPVGKSLLGRVINPLGQPIDEQGSIKPEAYRDVEFPAPSVMAREPIYEPLKTGVMVVDTTIPVGRGQRELVIGDRKTGKSRLAIDIISNQKGHGIICVYVGVGIQAAKAKATLQLLQERKAMEYTTMVIATSDEPPSLQYMAPYVGTAIAEHYMYQGKNALIVYDDLSKQAKAYRQVSLLLKRSPGRDAYPGDIFFLHSRLLERVSKISKKLGAGSITALPIAETQSGDISDYIITNLMSITDGHIYLDANMMHEGILPAVNSGASVSRIGSKVQTSLMKKIGELTSRTLARYAEVKSFETINTEVAEETLREINRGKRVREMLAQNSEISYSWDEQIIFLYMANSGKLDEMELTELGDFRKNFLIFYRKQVGDEFITLCDKAKDLKEIDAEVDRLFALYKAQPPQATTPAPSQANQNQSTPVQEKSA; this is translated from the coding sequence ATGCCTGCTAAAAAGATTGCACCAACGTTGGAATCAGTTCTACAAAGTACTCATATCAAGCCAGAATTAGATCCTGTACTTCCTCCAAATACGTTCATTTATGATCCTTTTGCAGAAGCTGAAAATCTAGGTAAGCGAGACCTAGAAGCTGAAACCAGTTTTACACAACTTTTAGACTTTTCTTTTCCTGAAGAAGTTGAAGAAGGTATTACTCAGATTGGTGAGGTTATTTATATTGGCGATGGAGTTTGTAAAGTAGCTGGTCTTACCCATGCTCGGATTGAAGATATTGTAACTGTTAAAACTTCTACTGGAACGGAAAAAGCTATGATTTTGGGGATTGAGGATACTCATATAGAAACTGTAGTTTTGGGCGATTACACCAAAATCAAGCAAGGTGATCAGGTTGTTGCTAATAACTCAAAACTAAAAGTGCCAGTAGGAAAATCTCTATTAGGTCGAGTTATTAATCCCTTGGGCCAACCGATTGATGAGCAGGGCAGTATAAAACCAGAAGCTTACCGCGATGTGGAATTTCCTGCCCCCTCAGTTATGGCTCGTGAACCAATTTATGAGCCACTGAAAACTGGAGTTATGGTGGTTGATACTACCATTCCTGTCGGTCGAGGACAGAGAGAGCTAGTAATTGGTGATCGCAAAACTGGCAAGAGTCGTTTAGCTATTGATATTATTAGCAACCAGAAAGGTCATGGAATTATCTGCGTATATGTAGGGGTAGGAATTCAGGCTGCCAAAGCCAAAGCCACACTGCAACTACTACAGGAACGAAAAGCTATGGAATACACCACTATGGTTATTGCCACTTCTGATGAGCCACCGTCCCTACAATATATGGCTCCATATGTGGGTACAGCTATTGCTGAGCATTATATGTATCAAGGTAAAAATGCTTTGATTGTTTACGATGACCTTTCTAAACAAGCCAAAGCTTATCGTCAGGTTTCGCTACTACTTAAACGTTCTCCTGGTAGAGATGCTTATCCTGGTGATATTTTCTTTTTGCACTCCAGACTACTTGAACGAGTTTCTAAAATTAGTAAAAAATTAGGAGCTGGTTCGATCACAGCTTTGCCAATTGCTGAAACTCAATCTGGGGATATTTCCGACTATATTATTACTAATCTTATGTCAATTACGGATGGTCATATTTATCTCGATGCCAATATGATGCATGAAGGAATTTTACCGGCAGTTAATTCCGGAGCTTCAGTGTCCCGTATTGGAAGCAAGGTCCAAACTTCACTTATGAAAAAAATAGGCGAACTAACCTCAAGAACTTTAGCCCGTTATGCTGAAGTAAAATCATTTGAAACTATCAATACCGAAGTGGCTGAAGAAACATTACGAGAAATAAATCGAGGTAAACGTGTCAGAGAAATGCTGGCTCAAAACTCTGAGATTAGCTATTCCTGGGATGAGCAAATTATATTTTTATACATGGCCAATTCGGGTAAATTAGATGAAATGGAGCTAACCGAGCTAGGAGATTTTAGGAAAAACTTCCTGATCTTTTATCGAAAGCAAGTTGGTGATGAATTTATTACCCTTTGTGATAAAGCTAAAGATCTTAAAGAAATTGATGCCGAAGTCGATCGGCTTTTTGCACTTTATAAAGCCCAACCACCTCAGGCAACTACGCCCGCCCCAAGTCAAGCTAATCAAAATCAAAGCACTCCAGTTCAGGAAAAAAGCGCTTAA
- the ppsA gene encoding phosphoenolpyruvate synthase — protein MNKHTAPHVAWFDEIDHDSIPLVGGKGANLGEMTKAKIPVPPGFCVTAPAYFYFLEANNLRDEIRSILKGVNINVGRSLNAARDKIQALILKAKIPEDLEQAIVEAYKKMPQKDQTLVAVRSSATAEDLPDASFAGQQATYLNIQGTKDVVRHVQKCWASLFESRAIFYREERGYDHFKVGIAVPVQKMVQSEVSGVMFTINPVNNDKTSIVVESIFGLGEMIVQGSATPDHFEIDRRNWRIIHKEVSDQDIELIKVNGITKERKIPESRIGKQKLEDKLIVKVAQIGEQLEKHYRWPQDVEWAFEDDKIYIVQTRPITTQDAVAKKVSIAETTVMAETKKAAILSGAAASPGVAVGTVKVLKSPDEIDKVLEGDILVAPMTTPDYVPAMKRAAAIVTDKGGQTSHAAIVSRELGVPCIVGTDKATAKLKMGQIITVDANKGNIYLGKIEIKHQKMSLPQGIKAITDIKTKTKVYVNLGEPELAFDTARKYVDGVGLLRAEFIISEYIGIHPKKLIKDGRGKFFTTKLAEGLEEFCRAFYPRPIIYRATDFKTNEYRELIGGDEYEPVEPNPMIGYRGCDRYIQDGEVFDLEMAAIKMVREKFAWKNLHVMIPFVRTVAEMKEIKEMMIKNDLKRTPNFKLFMMVEIPNTVYQLDDFIDVGIDGVSIGSNDLTMLIMGVDRDNEQVAHIYDIHDKGPLMALETICKTCKRRKILCSICGQAPSLYPDITEKLVKWGATSVSVSPDMVDKTRVIVYQVEQKLKKLRAAKETKKGKKSK, from the coding sequence ATGAATAAACATACTGCCCCCCATGTTGCCTGGTTTGATGAAATCGACCACGACAGCATTCCTCTAGTCGGCGGCAAAGGTGCTAACCTTGGCGAGATGACCAAAGCCAAAATTCCGGTTCCACCTGGATTTTGTGTTACTGCTCCAGCCTACTTTTATTTTTTAGAAGCCAATAATTTGCGTGACGAAATCCGCAGCATTTTAAAAGGAGTCAATATTAACGTGGGCAGATCACTCAATGCTGCTCGTGACAAAATTCAAGCTCTTATTTTGAAGGCAAAAATCCCAGAAGATTTGGAACAGGCAATTGTTGAAGCTTACAAAAAAATGCCTCAAAAAGATCAAACTCTAGTAGCTGTTCGTTCTTCAGCTACAGCTGAAGACTTACCAGATGCTTCTTTTGCCGGTCAACAAGCGACTTACTTAAATATCCAAGGTACAAAAGATGTAGTCAGACATGTTCAGAAGTGTTGGGCTTCACTCTTTGAATCTAGAGCTATTTTTTACCGAGAAGAACGAGGTTATGATCACTTTAAAGTAGGTATTGCTGTGCCAGTTCAGAAAATGGTCCAGAGTGAAGTTTCCGGAGTTATGTTTACGATTAATCCAGTCAATAATGATAAAACTTCTATTGTGGTCGAATCCATTTTTGGTTTAGGCGAAATGATTGTTCAGGGTAGTGCTACTCCTGATCATTTCGAAATTGATCGGCGCAATTGGAGAATTATTCACAAGGAAGTTTCCGATCAAGATATTGAGTTGATTAAAGTCAATGGCATTACTAAAGAACGCAAAATACCAGAAAGCCGAATTGGTAAGCAGAAATTGGAAGACAAACTAATTGTTAAAGTTGCTCAAATTGGCGAACAATTGGAAAAGCATTACCGTTGGCCTCAGGACGTAGAGTGGGCTTTTGAAGACGATAAGATTTATATTGTTCAAACTAGACCTATTACCACTCAAGACGCAGTAGCTAAGAAAGTTAGTATTGCGGAAACGACTGTAATGGCTGAGACTAAAAAAGCTGCCATTTTATCGGGTGCTGCTGCCAGCCCAGGTGTTGCTGTTGGTACAGTCAAAGTTCTTAAATCACCAGATGAAATTGATAAAGTTTTGGAGGGTGATATTTTAGTAGCCCCCATGACTACTCCAGACTACGTTCCAGCTATGAAACGAGCTGCTGCTATTGTCACTGATAAAGGCGGTCAAACTTCCCATGCTGCTATTGTCAGCCGAGAACTGGGCGTGCCCTGTATTGTGGGAACTGACAAGGCTACTGCCAAGCTTAAAATGGGTCAAATTATTACCGTTGATGCTAATAAGGGTAATATTTACCTTGGTAAAATTGAGATCAAACATCAGAAAATGTCCTTACCTCAGGGTATTAAAGCTATTACTGATATCAAAACCAAAACCAAGGTTTATGTGAATTTGGGTGAACCAGAACTGGCTTTTGATACTGCCCGTAAATATGTTGATGGCGTTGGTTTGCTAAGAGCCGAATTTATCATTTCTGAATACATTGGTATCCATCCTAAAAAATTAATCAAGGATGGTCGAGGTAAATTCTTTACTACCAAATTAGCTGAAGGCTTGGAAGAGTTTTGTCGGGCTTTTTACCCAAGGCCAATTATTTATCGGGCTACTGATTTTAAAACCAATGAGTACCGGGAATTAATTGGCGGCGATGAATACGAGCCTGTCGAACCAAACCCCATGATTGGCTATCGAGGCTGTGATCGTTACATCCAAGATGGTGAAGTCTTTGATCTAGAAATGGCCGCTATCAAAATGGTAAGAGAAAAATTTGCCTGGAAAAACCTCCATGTCATGATTCCTTTTGTACGAACGGTTGCCGAAATGAAAGAGATCAAAGAAATGATGATCAAAAATGACTTAAAGCGAACCCCTAACTTTAAGTTATTTATGATGGTGGAAATCCCTAATACAGTCTATCAACTGGATGATTTTATTGATGTGGGTATTGATGGAGTTTCTATTGGCTCTAATGACTTAACCATGCTTATTATGGGAGTTGATCGAGACAATGAACAAGTAGCTCACATCTATGATATCCATGACAAAGGTCCTTTAATGGCTTTGGAAACTATTTGCAAAACCTGCAAGCGCCGCAAAATTCTATGCTCAATTTGTGGCCAGGCTCCTTCTCTTTACCCTGATATTACCGAGAAGTTAGTCAAATGGGGAGCAACTAGTGTGTCTGTTAGCCCGGATATGGTTGATAAAACTAGAGTCATTGTCTACCAAGTCGAACAAAAACTTAAGAAGCTTAGAGCTGCTAAAGAAACTAAAAAAGGAAAAAAGTCTAAGTAG
- a CDS encoding DUF2723 domain-containing protein has product MKKPSFKTIGALLVWFISLLVYIFSASRTNPGYADSDELITVGYLLGSAHPSGYPLMVVLIKLFTLLPIPGTIAFRANILNSLLHSLTVLAIYLIGLELTRLLPLDNDKKGKESNQLLPTLIAATGSLFLGFSAMFWLYAGVTEVGPLNDLLGAAAILTTLYWRKFALADSKATFKELLCFFLTAILIGIGVSHVHVFVLLLPGFAVALLLTFLEKKVWSKYGVIKLIAAAVLGFGAFLGVNLILFWLNSHQANVSWYFPQTWSGWWGQVTRKVYTGFIPEKNVQGAAYLGGFIFSKFINNIPIYWYYLNQHFSYLGAFIGLGGAAYLFKRNWKLGTILATWFLCSGFFIGIYMTMPENDPNNLEYRSAIGVAHRQYLLGETVWGIFIILGLWAGLNLLWRYFKNNTVNAILVVSLTGVLLISWAVYDNYSIGVQRNNRHAWNYAKQVLESVPKDSVLVCFADFSCFSMMYMQEVEGVRPDVSLVTKNIYIKHYYVQRHPELYYLVGTDNPYFSADIISWNLYKGRPVFLSDAVGFYISFIGMEGDPFFLIPKGYLFQVVDKVPNKVGTFDYQISKELLSDKKSPKDFWRNGQQDYFSNFHTLTAMIYSYLNDKADARTNFKLALSLKDDYKNARDLYASLAGYEGNPEYRLGQESSSSAQLLEAGQSILKLGDLDEAYQKILKATLRNPESLEARIELAELYTRGGYYDEALMEYQNILRHDPNNQQIKQTIEELKKKVALFAN; this is encoded by the coding sequence ATGAAAAAACCATCGTTTAAAACTATTGGGGCGCTTTTGGTATGGTTTATTTCATTGCTTGTTTATATTTTTAGCGCTAGTAGAACTAATCCCGGTTATGCAGATAGTGATGAGCTTATTACTGTTGGCTATCTTCTTGGTTCAGCTCACCCTTCCGGTTATCCATTGATGGTAGTTTTAATTAAACTTTTTACTTTATTACCAATTCCTGGCACTATTGCTTTTAGAGCTAATATTCTTAATAGTTTGCTTCATAGTTTGACAGTTTTGGCTATTTATTTAATTGGCCTTGAACTTACCAGGCTATTACCACTAGATAATGATAAAAAGGGAAAAGAGTCAAATCAGTTATTACCAACCCTGATTGCTGCTACTGGTTCTTTGTTTTTAGGTTTTTCTGCTATGTTTTGGCTCTATGCCGGAGTGACGGAAGTAGGTCCTCTCAATGATTTATTGGGAGCTGCGGCAATTTTAACTACGCTTTATTGGCGGAAATTTGCTTTAGCTGATTCGAAGGCGACGTTTAAAGAATTATTATGCTTTTTTCTCACCGCTATTTTAATTGGTATTGGTGTTTCACATGTTCATGTTTTTGTTCTTTTATTACCAGGTTTTGCAGTAGCTTTGCTTTTAACATTTTTGGAAAAAAAAGTTTGGTCTAAATATGGAGTAATTAAATTAATTGCCGCCGCCGTTTTGGGATTTGGAGCTTTTTTGGGAGTTAACTTGATACTGTTTTGGCTTAACAGTCACCAAGCTAATGTCTCCTGGTATTTTCCTCAAACCTGGTCGGGTTGGTGGGGACAGGTGACCCGCAAAGTTTATACTGGCTTTATTCCAGAAAAAAATGTGCAGGGAGCAGCTTATTTAGGCGGCTTTATTTTTAGTAAATTTATTAACAATATCCCAATTTATTGGTATTACCTCAATCAGCATTTTAGTTATTTAGGAGCCTTTATCGGTTTAGGAGGCGCTGCATATCTTTTCAAAAGAAATTGGAAATTAGGAACTATTTTAGCTACATGGTTTTTATGTTCAGGCTTTTTTATCGGTATATATATGACTATGCCGGAAAACGATCCCAATAATTTGGAATATCGTAGTGCTATAGGAGTAGCCCATCGGCAATACTTGCTAGGAGAGACTGTTTGGGGAATTTTTATCATTTTAGGTCTTTGGGCGGGACTTAACCTGCTGTGGCGGTATTTTAAAAATAATACAGTCAATGCAATTTTGGTCGTAAGTTTAACGGGCGTGCTTCTAATTAGTTGGGCAGTTTATGATAACTACTCGATTGGTGTACAAAGAAATAATCGTCATGCTTGGAATTATGCTAAGCAAGTTTTAGAAAGTGTTCCCAAAGATTCAGTGCTTGTTTGTTTTGCTGATTTTTCCTGTTTTTCGATGATGTATATGCAAGAAGTTGAGGGCGTTAGGCCAGATGTGTCATTAGTTACTAAAAATATTTATATCAAACATTATTATGTTCAAAGACATCCTGAACTGTACTATTTAGTTGGAACCGACAATCCATACTTTTCAGCTGATATTATTTCCTGGAATTTATATAAAGGTAGACCTGTATTTTTATCTGATGCAGTTGGTTTTTATATTTCTTTTATTGGTATGGAAGGAGATCCATTTTTCTTAATTCCCAAAGGCTATCTCTTCCAAGTTGTGGATAAAGTTCCCAATAAAGTCGGCACTTTTGATTATCAAATTAGCAAAGAGCTGTTATCTGATAAAAAATCACCCAAAGATTTTTGGCGTAATGGCCAGCAAGATTATTTTTCTAATTTCCATACTTTGACAGCTATGATCTATAGCTATTTAAATGATAAAGCTGACGCCAGGACAAATTTCAAACTAGCTTTATCATTGAAAGACGATTATAAGAACGCTAGAGACTTGTATGCAAGCCTAGCTGGCTATGAAGGTAATCCTGAGTATCGTTTGGGTCAGGAAAGCTCTAGTTCGGCCCAGCTACTTGAGGCTGGACAAAGTATTTTAAAATTAGGTGACTTAGATGAGGCTTATCAAAAAATCCTCAAAGCCACTTTACGTAATCCGGAAAGTTTGGAAGCCAGAATTGAACTAGCTGAGCTTTACACCAGAGGAGGATATTACGACGAGGCTCTAATGGAATATCAGAATATTTTGCGACATGATCCCAATAATCAGCAGATAAAACAAACCATTGAGGAGTTAAAGAAAAAAGTAGCGTTGTTTGCAAATTAA